One segment of Leguminivora glycinivorella isolate SPB_JAAS2020 chromosome 12, LegGlyc_1.1, whole genome shotgun sequence DNA contains the following:
- the LOC125232010 gene encoding uncharacterized protein LOC125232010 has translation METFLSTDPTLSVIPFTYGKKAGCLSTCGCLSPFLVLRGIVIVSQIGSPSYHLAKHVAGVLQTLVGKTTSFVKDSRHFIDIVKTIKLEPEEIMVSFDVESLFTNVPLRECLGIVKTKLVENGHPEGYVTLLEHCLEGNYFLYHGQFYLQVDGVAMGSPVAPVIANIWMEHFEELALRSGPPVITLWKRYVDDVFCILRGSSDTVEQFVDHLNSIHPKVKFTFEMESDRSLPFLDVKLKAKPDGTLAHSVYRKPTHTDRYLQASSHHHPRHLQSVVTSLVNRARDLCDSEHLDKELAHVQKVLRKNGYLQTIPRKTKKGERHPQVDRQPAFLPYVKGITDKVGSVLRKVSIKTVYTPLSKVASLLRSPKDVIPYQSPGVYKIDCSCGSAYIGQTKRSVQERIY, from the coding sequence ATGGAGACTTTTCTTAGTACTGATCCAACTTTATCCGTTATCCCTTTCACATACGGCAAAAAGGCTGGTTGCCTGTCAACCTGCGGATGTCTCTCCCCCTTCTTAGTCTTGCGCGGGATTGTTATTGTTAGTCAGATTGGATCTCCTTCATACCACTTAGCGAAGCATGTTGCGGGTGTATTGCAAACGCTAGTAGGGAAGACTACGTCGTTTGTAAAGGACTCTCGTCATTTTATTGACATTGTGAAGACCATAAAATTGGAACCAGAGGAGATTATGGTGAGTTTCGACGTGGAGTCGTTATTCACCAATGTTCCATTAAGGGAGTGTCTGGGCATTGTTAAGACGAAACTCGTGGAGAACGGTCATCCTGAGGGGTACGTCACGCTGTTGGAGCATTGTCTGGAGGGGAATTATTTCCTCTACCATGGACAGTTTTATCTGCAGGTGGATGGAGTAGCAATGGGCAGTCCAGTAGCCCCAGTAATTGCTAACATATGGATGGAGCATTTTGAAGAGTTAGCATTACGCTCCGGACCGCCTGTGATTACACTGTGGAAGAGATACGTAGATGACGTGTTCTGCATTTTGAGGGGCAGCTCCGATACAGTGGAACAGTTCGTTGACCATTTAAACTCCATCCATCCAAAGGTAAAGTTTACCTTCGAGATGGAGAGCGACAGATCCCTACCTTTCCTGGATGTAAAGTTGAAAGCTAAACCAGATGGAACCCTGGCACACTCCGTATACAGAAAGCCCACCCACACTGACAGGTACCTGCAAGCTTCTTCCCATCATCATCCGAGACATCTGCAATCGGTGGTCACATCCCTGGTTAACAGGGCTCGAGACTTATGTGACTCTGAACACTTAGACAAGGAGTTAGCCCATGTTCAGAAGGTGCTGAGGAAAAATGGGTATTTGCAGACAATCCCGCGCAAGACTAAGAAGGGGGAGAGACATCCGCAGGTTGACAGGCAACCAGCCTTTTTGCCGTATGTGAAAGGGATAACGGATAAAGTTGGATCAGTACTAAGAAAAGTCTCCATTAAGACTGTATACACACCGTTATCTAAAGTAGCGAGTCTCTTACGCAGTCCTAAGGATGTCATTCCGTACCAAAGTCCGGGTGTCTACAAGATAGATTGCAGTTGTGGAAGTGCGTATATTGGCCAAACAAAGCGCAGCGTTCAAgagagg